A portion of the Candidatus Poribacteria bacterium genome contains these proteins:
- a CDS encoding GNAT family N-acetyltransferase gives MNKQQHFSIEELTPDHPAWREFVALVNDLNQEGWAFNPYFEQFSRYFLAAKQDGSIVGFLMFVVWDIGPHDRDHPPIQIDGKTLREAKILAFGVKDGYRRQGIGTALQEYAIKQAKLFGCYQVRSVSGENHPENHQLKLAMGFAVEPMERDEKCLAFVMPLKSSKEK, from the coding sequence ATGAACAAGCAACAGCACTTTTCCATTGAAGAACTCACACCCGACCATCCGGCTTGGCGGGAGTTTGTCGCGCTTGTCAATGACTTAAACCAAGAAGGCTGGGCGTTTAATCCGTATTTTGAGCAATTTTCACGCTATTTTTTGGCGGCGAAACAGGATGGATCTATCGTTGGCTTTCTCATGTTTGTTGTGTGGGACATCGGTCCTCATGACCGTGATCATCCACCCATTCAGATAGACGGGAAAACACTGAGAGAGGCGAAGATTCTCGCGTTTGGTGTGAAGGATGGATACCGACGACAAGGCATCGGCACCGCACTTCAAGAATATGCTATCAAACAAGCGAAGTTGTTTGGCTGCTACCAAGTGCGATCGGTTAGTGGCGAGAATCATCCTGAAAACCATCAGCTCAAACTCGCTATGGGATTTGCCGTTGAGCCGATGGAACGTGATGAAAAGTGTTTGGCGTTTGTCATGCCTCTTAAATCATCAAAAGAGAAGTAA
- a CDS encoding LamG domain-containing protein: MINRTLRQVFVLAVIAAVLMATNAVHARQAVTDGLVSYWSFNKDSVTGKTVKDIFGANDGTMDGNVSVVDGKVGEALKFSGGHVDCGADKSLTDIGDQITLEAWIKPEKPGWAIFAGISRSGNNSYVIAWSDQTRVDFNLWNGALETWPFHSVGQPDVGKWHHIAGVYDGSEALIYINGEVDNEKKFEGALKHNGENFWMGARKSDGLPYHGLLDELRLYNRGLSQEEIEQNLDAEGLAVEPSQKLALTWGMIKVSE, encoded by the coding sequence ATGATTAACAGAACTCTGAGACAAGTGTTTGTTTTAGCCGTCATAGCGGCTGTTTTAATGGCTACAAACGCAGTACACGCGCGTCAGGCGGTTACCGATGGGTTGGTGAGTTACTGGTCCTTTAATAAGGATTCGGTCACAGGTAAAACGGTTAAAGACATTTTTGGTGCCAACGATGGAACCATGGACGGGAATGTCTCGGTCGTTGACGGTAAAGTCGGTGAGGCACTCAAGTTTAGTGGTGGGCATGTTGATTGTGGCGCAGACAAGAGCTTAACCGACATTGGCGATCAGATTACATTGGAGGCGTGGATAAAACCTGAAAAACCGGGGTGGGCGATTTTCGCAGGTATATCGAGGTCGGGAAATAATTCCTATGTGATTGCGTGGTCAGACCAAACGCGGGTTGATTTTAATCTCTGGAACGGTGCCTTAGAAACGTGGCCCTTTCACAGTGTAGGTCAGCCCGATGTGGGTAAATGGCATCACATTGCTGGTGTTTACGACGGTTCCGAAGCCCTCATTTATATCAATGGTGAAGTGGATAATGAGAAGAAATTCGAGGGTGCTCTCAAACATAATGGAGAGAATTTTTGGATGGGTGCCAGAAAATCGGATGGACTCCCTTACCACGGTCTTCTTGACGAGCTTCGCCTCTACAACCGCGGTCTCAGCCAGGAAGAGATTGAACAGAATCTTGACGCTGAAGGGCTTGCCGTTGAACCGTCCCAGAAATTGGCACTCACTTGGGGAATGATAAAGGTTTCAGAGTAG
- a CDS encoding Rieske (2Fe-2S) protein, with protein sequence MARVIVGKVSEIPPGKRKIIVPFRGKAGIGVFNVDGNFYAVRNICPHKRGPLCTGELSGRFAADAPPSIHGSTLSVEGLGEVLRCPWHQWTFDIVTGQCLVDETLRVATYPVKIEGDDVIVEYDG encoded by the coding sequence ATGGCACGTGTTATTGTTGGAAAAGTATCGGAGATTCCACCGGGGAAACGCAAAATCATCGTGCCGTTTCGTGGCAAAGCGGGCATCGGTGTCTTTAACGTTGATGGCAACTTTTACGCAGTCCGCAATATCTGCCCGCATAAGCGCGGACCCCTATGTACAGGCGAACTCAGTGGTCGGTTTGCTGCTGATGCCCCACCTTCAATTCACGGATCGACACTCTCTGTTGAGGGTTTAGGTGAGGTGTTGCGCTGTCCCTGGCATCAGTGGACATTTGATATTGTAACCGGACAGTGCCTCGTCGATGAAACATTGCGGGTGGCGACTTATCCTGTCAAAATTGAGGGTGATGATGTTATAGTTGAATACGATGGCTAA